Proteins encoded by one window of Companilactobacillus ginsenosidimutans:
- a CDS encoding hemolysin family protein, translating to MSSSEITGNFIIILITFIFAFFCVAAEFALVQTRPSQLEDAIEKGNGNIAKLKRSLNMVNNLNEYLSTTQVGTSIAGIILGWIGESTIEYLLVDLFGLVHLSNNGNGMHIIGSIIGVLLLTYFEVVLTEIVPKNISIDKPMQMLMLVVTPLKAFHTIAYPFVWLLNSSSNGIVRLIGLQPADSENEVFSQSEILSLSKSSIQGGDMDQNDVALMERAFELNDKVAKDIMVDRTSLYVVDITDKVSDVIKDYLQQGFSRFPVVADNDKDKVLGYVYAYDIVRQNQVDGSVGISRILRSVNTVPETMPIQDILSKMIKKQTPIVIVVDEYGGTSGIVTDKDIYEELFGTVKDEIDVVSDEYIVQNDDKSFNVSGKTTLYDFERYFRTDIKAFQESDIITVGGYILDKLPNIGQDSEFDLDNFHFRVAEFDHGFADWFKVTINNKEVARQDNLASLTTIDDLDEDKDKSDNNKNEENK from the coding sequence TTGTCAAGTTCAGAGATAACCGGTAATTTTATAATTATTCTAATTACCTTTATATTTGCTTTCTTCTGTGTCGCGGCTGAGTTCGCTTTGGTGCAGACCAGACCAAGTCAGCTTGAAGACGCCATTGAAAAAGGGAATGGCAATATAGCTAAGCTTAAGCGTTCCCTTAATATGGTCAATAATTTAAACGAATACTTATCAACCACTCAAGTTGGTACAAGTATCGCTGGTATTATTTTAGGTTGGATTGGTGAATCTACGATTGAATATTTGCTTGTCGATTTATTCGGACTAGTTCACCTATCCAACAACGGTAACGGAATGCACATCATTGGTTCAATCATTGGTGTTCTCTTACTAACATACTTTGAGGTTGTCTTGACTGAAATTGTTCCAAAAAACATTTCAATCGATAAGCCTATGCAAATGCTAATGTTAGTCGTTACCCCATTAAAAGCTTTCCACACAATAGCCTATCCATTCGTTTGGTTATTAAACTCATCATCAAACGGTATTGTTCGTTTAATCGGACTACAACCAGCTGATTCAGAAAATGAAGTTTTCTCACAATCAGAAATTTTGAGCTTATCCAAATCATCCATTCAAGGTGGCGACATGGATCAAAACGATGTTGCCTTAATGGAACGTGCTTTCGAATTAAACGATAAAGTTGCCAAAGATATCATGGTCGATAGAACTAGTTTATACGTCGTCGACATCACTGATAAAGTAAGTGACGTTATCAAAGACTACTTACAACAAGGTTTCTCAAGATTCCCAGTTGTTGCAGACAATGATAAAGATAAAGTTTTAGGATACGTTTATGCGTATGACATCGTCCGCCAAAACCAAGTAGATGGCAGCGTTGGAATTAGCAGAATTTTAAGATCAGTAAATACCGTTCCCGAAACAATGCCAATTCAAGATATTCTATCTAAGATGATCAAGAAACAAACCCCAATCGTAATCGTAGTCGATGAATACGGTGGGACAAGTGGTATCGTCACAGATAAGGATATTTACGAAGAATTATTTGGTACCGTTAAAGATGAAATTGACGTCGTTTCCGATGAATACATCGTTCAAAATGACGATAAATCATTCAACGTTTCAGGTAAAACAACCTTATATGATTTCGAAAGATATTTCAGAACCGACATCAAAGCCTTCCAAGAATCAGACATCATCACAGTAGGTGGCTACATCTTGGATAAACTACCAAATATCGGACAAGATTCCGAGTTTGATTTAGATAACTTCCACTTCCGAGTAGCAGAATTCGATCACGGATTCGCCGACTGGTTCAAAGTAACCATCAACAACAAAGAAGTAGCAAGACAAGACAACCTAGCCTCACTAACAACAATAGATGACCTAGACGAAGACAAAGATAAGTCAGACAACAATAAAAACGAAGAAAATAAATAA
- a CDS encoding CAP domain-containing protein, protein MKRNRLFVGAVIALLLATSVSTPIQTIDAADNSATVTATNQTNTNYITSEKETVMAYQKQYADLTAGDTETPDYTETPVFADTFNPGVLAPSTINQSVAWINYYRSLSGLPAITSYGDSNTLAQISSAVMADAESDPYKDQHGLTNTTKPIGLPDLYWNRAIFGTASSNLYFGFPKSISSPIRELMIDNTNISGMDAGHRAWFLSPFLSTVGVGIAKATAGRTYESVLVKNGADQYRAPAAATVNYPGDGLFPVEELTADSGTTQIPWSITFSQLKDIVTDSSTITVTNLTDGTTGTVSPSSFGSAAYASTVLSFLPPANVTINDHSQYQVAVSGLNSDNMPSYTYTFKTFSEKGNGVPGNTSDEVATEQSTTNSN, encoded by the coding sequence ATGAAGAGGAATCGATTGTTTGTTGGAGCCGTTATAGCATTACTACTTGCTACTTCCGTTTCAACACCCATCCAAACTATCGACGCGGCTGATAATAGTGCAACTGTCACAGCCACTAATCAAACTAATACTAACTATATAACTTCTGAAAAAGAAACTGTTATGGCTTATCAAAAACAATACGCTGATCTCACGGCTGGTGACACTGAAACTCCAGATTATACTGAGACACCTGTTTTTGCTGATACCTTTAACCCTGGTGTTTTGGCACCTTCAACGATAAATCAATCTGTCGCTTGGATTAATTATTATCGTTCATTATCTGGACTACCAGCAATTACATCATATGGCGATTCAAATACTTTGGCTCAGATTTCATCTGCCGTTATGGCTGATGCGGAATCTGATCCGTATAAAGATCAGCATGGACTTACTAATACTACTAAACCTATTGGTCTACCCGATTTATATTGGAATCGTGCTATTTTTGGAACTGCTTCTAGTAATCTGTACTTTGGATTTCCTAAATCAATTAGCTCACCTATCCGTGAATTGATGATTGATAACACTAATATTTCTGGAATGGATGCTGGACACCGTGCCTGGTTCTTGTCACCATTCTTATCAACTGTTGGTGTGGGAATTGCTAAGGCTACTGCTGGACGTACATATGAAAGTGTCTTAGTGAAAAATGGTGCTGATCAATATAGGGCCCCAGCTGCTGCAACTGTAAATTATCCAGGTGATGGACTTTTCCCAGTTGAAGAATTAACTGCAGACAGCGGTACAACTCAAATTCCTTGGTCGATCACATTTTCTCAACTAAAAGATATCGTGACAGATTCATCTACTATTACTGTAACTAATTTAACTGATGGAACTACTGGTACAGTTTCTCCTAGTTCCTTTGGTAGTGCAGCATACGCAAGCACTGTTCTCAGTTTCTTACCACCTGCTAATGTCACAATTAACGATCACTCGCAATATCAAGTCGCTGTGAGTGGACTAAATAGTGATAATATGCCAAGCTATACTTATACGTTCAAAACTTTCTCAGAAAAAGGCAACGGTGTTCCTGGAAATACTTCTGATGAGGTTGCAACTGAACAATCTACCACAAATAGTAATTAA